One segment of Stenotrophomonas sp. SAU14A_NAIMI4_8 DNA contains the following:
- a CDS encoding cyanophycinase — MALAWALPVAAQSLQEPGFAYYETGNLDAPRPGPRAPAMMLMGGGEWVPEAFQWWLRQAGNGRVLILRASGDDDLQQRLHNDIGGTTAVQTLVFDSRRGADDPAVLRVVAAADAIFIAGGDQARYIRFWKGTALNRALNAHVRAGKPIAGTSAGLAILGGYAYGALDGGSIDSASALADPRGAAVTLDHGFLQMPYLQRVVTDTHFDKRDRLGRLIVFVARAAQDSGDPDMVGIGVDEDTALCVEPDGHARVYSADGQGKVWVVRPGRGADHLVDGEPLRFHAVPVTVVASGGRLRLDDFQADVDDQMLADIDDGLIELTRR; from the coding sequence ATGGCGCTGGCGTGGGCGCTCCCGGTTGCGGCCCAGAGCCTGCAGGAGCCCGGCTTTGCCTATTACGAGACCGGCAATCTCGACGCGCCCCGACCGGGCCCGCGCGCACCGGCGATGATGCTGATGGGCGGCGGCGAGTGGGTGCCGGAGGCCTTCCAGTGGTGGCTGCGGCAGGCGGGCAACGGCCGTGTGCTGATCCTGCGCGCCTCCGGCGACGACGACCTGCAGCAACGCCTGCACAACGACATTGGCGGCACCACCGCGGTCCAGACCCTGGTCTTCGACAGTCGCCGCGGTGCCGACGATCCCGCCGTGCTGCGGGTGGTAGCGGCGGCCGACGCGATCTTCATCGCCGGTGGCGACCAGGCCCGCTATATCCGCTTCTGGAAGGGCACGGCGCTCAATCGGGCCCTCAATGCCCACGTCCGCGCCGGCAAGCCGATCGCCGGAACCAGTGCCGGGCTGGCGATCCTGGGCGGCTATGCCTATGGCGCGCTGGATGGCGGCAGCATCGATTCGGCCAGTGCGTTGGCCGACCCGCGTGGCGCGGCAGTCACCCTCGACCATGGCTTCCTGCAGATGCCTTACCTGCAGCGCGTGGTCACCGACACCCACTTCGACAAGCGCGACCGCCTGGGCCGCCTGATCGTGTTCGTTGCCCGGGCCGCGCAGGACAGTGGCGATCCGGACATGGTCGGCATTGGCGTGGACGAAGATACCGCCCTGTGCGTGGAGCCCGATGGCCACGCGCGTGTCTACAGCGCGGACGGGCAGGGCAAGGTGTGGGTGGTGCGCCCCGGGCGTGGCGCCGACCACCTGGTCGACGGCGAGCCGCTGCGCTTCCATGCCGTGCCGGTCACGGTGGTCGCCTCGGGTGGCCGCCTGCGGCTTGATGATTTCCAGGCCGACGTGGACGATCAGATGCTGGCTGACATCGATGACGGCCTGATCGAGCTCACCCGCCGCTAG
- a CDS encoding isoaspartyl peptidase/L-asparaginase translates to MKLRLALSALLSLPLLAQAAAPSPLLVIHGGAGVERKDLSPAEEKAARDALKAALLKGHAELAAGRPALAAVTAAITVLEDDPTFNAGKGAVFTHDGRNELDAAVMDGASQAAGAVAGVQRVRNPILLAQAVMQKSRHVMMVGQGAEAFAAEQGITLVDPSYFRTDKRWQQLQRALKEEASGQAHADLETARHFGTVGAVALDAQGHMAAGTSTGGMTNKRYGRVGDSPIIGAGTWADAQCAVSGTGWGEYYIRTAAAHEICARIRYQAQSPEQAGRAVINEMIPKMGGDGGAIVLAADGKMATPFNTQGMYRGWIGADGVPHVAIFASEPLPLPGQ, encoded by the coding sequence ATGAAACTGCGCCTGGCGCTGTCTGCCCTGTTGTCCCTGCCCCTGCTCGCGCAGGCGGCTGCGCCCTCACCGCTGCTGGTCATCCATGGCGGCGCCGGCGTGGAGCGCAAGGACCTGTCGCCTGCCGAGGAAAAGGCGGCGCGCGATGCCTTGAAGGCGGCACTGTTGAAGGGCCACGCCGAGCTGGCCGCGGGCCGCCCGGCGCTGGCCGCAGTGACGGCCGCGATCACCGTGCTGGAGGACGATCCGACCTTCAACGCCGGCAAGGGCGCGGTGTTCACCCATGACGGGCGCAACGAACTGGATGCGGCGGTGATGGACGGCGCCAGCCAGGCCGCCGGTGCGGTGGCGGGCGTGCAGCGGGTGCGCAACCCGATCCTGCTGGCGCAGGCGGTCATGCAGAAGTCCCGCCACGTGATGATGGTGGGGCAGGGGGCCGAGGCGTTTGCCGCCGAGCAGGGCATCACCCTGGTCGACCCCTCCTACTTCCGTACCGACAAGCGCTGGCAGCAGCTGCAGCGGGCACTGAAGGAAGAGGCCAGTGGCCAGGCCCATGCCGATCTGGAAACGGCCAGGCATTTCGGCACGGTCGGTGCGGTGGCGCTGGATGCGCAGGGCCACATGGCGGCGGGCACGTCCACCGGCGGCATGACCAACAAGCGCTACGGCCGGGTCGGTGATTCGCCGATCATCGGCGCCGGCACCTGGGCCGATGCACAGTGCGCCGTGTCGGGTACCGGCTGGGGCGAGTACTACATCCGTACCGCGGCGGCGCACGAGATCTGCGCGCGCATCCGCTACCAGGCGCAGTCGCCGGAACAGGCGGGCAGGGCGGTGATCAACGAGATGATTCCGAAGATGGGCGGCGACGGTGGCGCGATCGTGCTCGCCGCAGACGGAAAAATGGCCACGCCGTTCAACACCCAGGGCATGTATCGGGGCTGGATTGGCGCCGACGGCGTGCCACATGTCGCTATTTTCGCCAGCGAGCCCCTGCCGCTTCCCGGGCAATAA
- the tuf gene encoding elongation factor Tu, producing the protein MAKGKFERTKPHVNVGTIGHVDHGKTTLTAALTKIGAERFGGEFKDYSAIDAAPEEKARGITISTAHVEYESTTRHYAHVDCPGHADYVKNMITGAAQMDGAILVCSAADGPMPQTREHILLSRQVGVPYIVVFLNKADMVDDAELLELVEMEVRELLSKYEFPGDDTPIISGSARLALEGDQSDIGVPAIIKLVDALDTWIPEPERAVDKPFLMPVEDVFSISGRGTVVTGRIERGVIKVGEEIEIVGIRPVQKTTVTGVEMFRKLLDQGQAGDNAGLLLRGTKRDDVERGQVLAKPGTIKPHTTFEGEVYVLSKDEGGRHTPFFNGYRPQFYFRTTDITGKANLPEGVEMVMPGDNVKMVVELINPVAMDEGLRFAIREGGRTVGAGVVSKIIA; encoded by the coding sequence ATGGCCAAGGGTAAGTTCGAGCGCACCAAGCCGCACGTCAATGTCGGCACCATCGGTCACGTCGACCACGGCAAGACCACGCTGACCGCCGCACTGACCAAGATCGGTGCCGAGCGCTTCGGTGGTGAATTCAAGGACTACTCGGCGATCGACGCCGCGCCGGAAGAAAAGGCGCGTGGCATCACGATCTCGACCGCGCACGTCGAATACGAATCCACCACCCGTCACTACGCCCACGTCGATTGCCCGGGCCACGCTGACTACGTCAAGAACATGATCACCGGTGCCGCCCAGATGGACGGCGCGATCCTGGTGTGCTCGGCTGCTGACGGCCCGATGCCGCAGACCCGCGAGCACATCCTGCTGTCGCGTCAGGTCGGCGTGCCGTACATCGTCGTGTTCCTGAACAAGGCCGACATGGTTGACGATGCCGAGCTGCTGGAACTGGTCGAAATGGAAGTCCGCGAACTGCTGAGCAAGTACGAGTTCCCGGGCGACGATACCCCGATCATCTCGGGTTCGGCTCGTCTGGCGCTGGAAGGCGACCAGAGCGACATCGGCGTGCCGGCGATCATCAAGCTGGTCGACGCGCTGGATACCTGGATTCCGGAGCCGGAGCGTGCAGTCGACAAGCCGTTCCTGATGCCGGTGGAAGACGTGTTCTCGATCTCGGGCCGCGGCACCGTGGTGACCGGTCGTATCGAGCGCGGCGTGATCAAGGTCGGCGAAGAAATCGAAATCGTCGGTATCCGTCCGGTGCAGAAGACCACCGTGACCGGCGTCGAAATGTTCCGCAAGCTGCTGGACCAGGGCCAGGCAGGCGACAACGCCGGTCTGCTGCTGCGCGGCACCAAGCGTGACGACGTCGAGCGCGGCCAGGTTCTGGCCAAGCCGGGCACCATCAAGCCGCACACCACCTTCGAAGGCGAAGTGTACGTGCTGTCGAAGGACGAAGGCGGCCGTCACACCCCGTTCTTCAACGGCTATCGCCCGCAGTTCTACTTCCGTACCACCGACATCACCGGTAAGGCCAACCTGCCGGAAGGCGTCGAGATGGTGATGCCGGGCGACAACGTGAAGATGGTTGTCGAGCTGATCAACCCGGTGGCAATGGACGAAGGCCTGCGCTTCGCCATTCGCGAAGGCGGCCGTACCGTCGGCGCCGGCGTGGTCTCGAAGATCATCGCGTAA
- the secE gene encoding preprotein translocase subunit SecE, whose protein sequence is MNSKIEHSKDTSATGGDIVKYALASLLVLAGLFVWFWFSADSGRATQLGAWTGQLRALAVVVGLVGGVGVFMLTGKGRDTREFLSESRFELRKVVWPTRQEAVRMTWVVIVVVVILSLLLGGFDFLIQKLTQWFLSR, encoded by the coding sequence ATGAATAGCAAGATCGAACACTCCAAGGATACTTCCGCCACCGGTGGGGATATCGTCAAGTACGCCCTGGCCTCGCTGCTGGTGCTGGCTGGTCTGTTCGTCTGGTTCTGGTTCTCCGCTGATTCCGGTCGTGCCACCCAGTTGGGGGCGTGGACGGGTCAGCTGCGTGCGTTGGCGGTGGTGGTCGGTCTGGTTGGCGGTGTCGGCGTGTTCATGCTGACCGGCAAGGGGCGCGACACCCGCGAATTCCTCTCCGAGTCGCGCTTCGAACTGCGCAAGGTGGTCTGGCCGACGCGCCAGGAAGCCGTTCGCATGACCTGGGTCGTGATTGTCGTGGTGGTCATCCTCAGCCTGCTGCTGGGTGGCTTCGACTTCCTGATCCAGAAACTGACTCAGTGGTTCCTGAGCCGCTAA
- the nusG gene encoding transcription termination/antitermination protein NusG, protein MKRWYVVHAYSGFEKSVAQALRDRIARDGMEDRFGDVLVPTEEVVEMRAGQKRRSERKFFPGYVLVQIETHEEAGIPRIDNESWHLVKETPRVMGFIGGTADRPLPIADSEAEAILNRVQEGVEKPRPKVLFEPGQMVRVTDGPFNDFNGVVEEVNYEKSRLRVSVLIFGRATPVELEFGQVEKAV, encoded by the coding sequence ATGAAGCGTTGGTACGTCGTTCACGCCTATTCGGGCTTCGAGAAGTCGGTTGCGCAGGCCCTGCGTGATCGCATCGCCCGTGACGGCATGGAAGATCGCTTCGGCGACGTCCTGGTCCCGACCGAAGAAGTGGTCGAGATGCGTGCCGGTCAGAAGCGTCGTTCCGAGCGCAAGTTCTTCCCGGGTTACGTGCTGGTCCAGATCGAGACCCACGAAGAAGCCGGTATTCCGCGTATCGACAACGAAAGCTGGCACCTGGTGAAGGAAACCCCGCGGGTGATGGGCTTCATCGGCGGCACTGCCGATCGTCCGCTGCCGATCGCCGATTCCGAAGCCGAGGCCATCCTGAATCGTGTTCAGGAAGGTGTGGAAAAGCCGCGCCCGAAGGTGCTGTTCGAGCCGGGCCAGATGGTCCGCGTCACCGATGGCCCGTTCAACGATTTCAATGGCGTCGTCGAAGAAGTCAACTACGAGAAGAGCCGTCTGCGCGTCTCGGTGCTGATCTTCGGTCGTGCCACCCCGGTCGAGCTCGAGTTCGGCCAAGTCGAAAAGGCCGTCTGA
- the rplK gene encoding 50S ribosomal protein L11 → MAKKVVGYIKLQVKAGQANPSPPVGPALGQRGLNIMEFCKAFNAATQKLEPGLPVPVIITAYSDRTFTFITKSTPATTLLKKAAGISSGSKRPNTEKVGKVTRKQLEEIAKAKEPDLTAADLDAAVRTIAGSARSMGLVVEG, encoded by the coding sequence ATGGCAAAGAAAGTTGTCGGTTACATCAAGCTGCAGGTGAAGGCCGGTCAGGCCAACCCCTCGCCGCCGGTCGGTCCTGCGCTGGGTCAGCGCGGCCTGAACATCATGGAATTCTGCAAGGCGTTCAACGCTGCCACGCAGAAGCTCGAGCCGGGTCTGCCGGTTCCGGTGATCATCACGGCCTACTCGGACCGTACGTTCACCTTCATCACCAAGAGCACCCCGGCCACCACCCTGCTGAAGAAGGCCGCTGGCATCTCGTCGGGCTCCAAGCGCCCGAACACCGAGAAGGTCGGCAAGGTCACCCGTAAGCAGCTGGAAGAGATCGCCAAGGCGAAGGAACCGGATCTGACTGCCGCCGACCTGGACGCCGCCGTGCGTACCATCGCTGGCTCTGCCCGTTCCATGGGCCTCGTGGTGGAGGGTTAA
- the rplA gene encoding 50S ribosomal protein L1 codes for MAQTKREKAIKAAVVPGKSYAFEDAINILKSATKAKFVESIDVAVRLGVDAKKSDQQVRGSTVLPAGTGKSVRVAVFAPAGAKADEALAAGAEAVGMDDLAEKMQAGDLNYDVVIATPDAMRVVGKLGTVLGPRGLMPNPKVGTVSPNPGEAVKNAKSGQVRYRTDKAGIIHCTIGKADFAEDALKSNLTALLLDLIKAKPATSKGTYLQKVSVSSTMGPGVTVDQSSLTLK; via the coding sequence ATGGCACAGACCAAGCGTGAGAAGGCCATCAAGGCCGCCGTTGTCCCGGGCAAGTCGTACGCCTTCGAGGACGCGATCAACATCCTGAAGAGCGCCACCAAGGCCAAGTTCGTCGAGTCGATCGACGTTGCCGTGCGCCTGGGCGTCGATGCGAAGAAGTCCGACCAGCAGGTCCGTGGCTCCACCGTGCTGCCGGCTGGTACCGGCAAGTCGGTCCGCGTTGCCGTGTTCGCTCCGGCCGGTGCCAAGGCTGACGAAGCTCTGGCCGCTGGCGCCGAAGCCGTCGGTATGGACGACCTGGCCGAGAAGATGCAGGCCGGCGATCTGAACTACGACGTCGTCATCGCCACCCCGGACGCCATGCGCGTCGTCGGTAAGCTGGGCACCGTGCTGGGCCCGCGCGGCCTGATGCCGAACCCGAAGGTCGGCACCGTTTCCCCGAACCCGGGCGAAGCCGTGAAGAACGCCAAGTCGGGCCAGGTCCGTTACCGCACCGACAAGGCCGGTATCATCCACTGCACCATCGGCAAGGCCGACTTCGCCGAAGACGCGCTGAAGTCGAACCTGACCGCGCTGCTGCTGGACCTGATCAAGGCCAAGCCGGCCACCTCGAAGGGCACCTACCTGCAGAAGGTTTCGGTCAGCTCGACGATGGGCCCGGGCGTCACCGTCGACCAGTCGTCGCTGACCCTGAAGTAA
- the rplJ gene encoding 50S ribosomal protein L10, which translates to MALNLSQKQEVVAELADVAAKAHSLIAAEYAGTTVAQMTAMRKQARETGVFLKVVKNTLASRAVEGTEFAVAQDQMVGPLLYAFSLEEPGAAGRLIKEAAKGNDKLKAKVVAIGGEVFPASHVDVLASLPTRDQALAMLARVLTEPVTMFARAIKAIGDKQGGGDVAADAAEPAAETA; encoded by the coding sequence ATGGCTCTCAATCTGTCCCAGAAGCAAGAAGTAGTCGCCGAGCTGGCAGACGTCGCCGCCAAGGCCCACTCCTTGATCGCAGCTGAATACGCTGGCACCACGGTCGCTCAGATGACCGCGATGCGTAAGCAGGCTCGTGAAACCGGTGTTTTCTTGAAGGTTGTCAAGAACACCCTGGCGTCGCGCGCTGTTGAAGGCACCGAGTTCGCAGTCGCACAGGACCAGATGGTTGGTCCGCTGCTGTACGCGTTCTCGCTCGAGGAGCCCGGCGCAGCCGGTCGCCTGATCAAGGAAGCCGCCAAGGGCAACGACAAGCTGAAGGCTAAGGTCGTCGCCATCGGTGGTGAAGTGTTCCCGGCAAGCCACGTCGACGTGCTGGCATCGCTGCCGACCCGCGACCAGGCCCTGGCCATGCTGGCCCGCGTCCTGACCGAGCCGGTCACGATGTTTGCCCGCGCCATCAAGGCAATCGGCGACAAGCAGGGTGGTGGCGACGTCGCCGCCGACGCTGCTGAACCGGCCGCCGAGACCGCCTGA
- the rplL gene encoding 50S ribosomal protein L7/L12 produces the protein MSLTNEQIVDAIAEKSLMEVMELVKAIEEKFGVSAAAPVAVAAAAGPAAAVEEQTEFTVTLKTAGDKKVEVIKAVRAITGLGLKEAKDLAEAGGVLKEGASKDEAEKMKKDLEAAGATVEVK, from the coding sequence ATGTCCCTTACCAACGAACAGATCGTCGACGCCATCGCCGAGAAGTCCCTGATGGAAGTGATGGAGCTGGTCAAGGCCATCGAAGAAAAGTTCGGCGTCTCCGCCGCTGCTCCGGTTGCCGTGGCTGCTGCCGCTGGCCCGGCTGCCGCTGTTGAAGAGCAGACCGAATTCACCGTCACCCTGAAGACTGCCGGCGACAAGAAGGTCGAAGTCATCAAGGCCGTCCGCGCCATCACCGGCCTGGGCCTGAAGGAAGCGAAGGACCTGGCCGAAGCCGGTGGCGTCCTGAAGGAAGGCGCTTCGAAGGACGAAGCCGAGAAGATGAAGAAGGACCTGGAAGCTGCTGGCGCGACTGTCGAAGTCAAGTAA
- the rpoB gene encoding DNA-directed RNA polymerase subunit beta, whose product MTSYSFTEKKRIRKDFGKQRSILEVPFLLAIQVDSYRDFLQENVDPAKRADYGLHAALKSVFPIASYSGNAALEYVGYKLGDPVFDERECRQRGMSYGAPLRVTVRLVIYDRESSTKAIKYVKEQEVYLGEIPLMTENGTFIVNGTERVIVSQLHRSPGVFFDHDRGKTHSSGKLLYSARIIPYRGSWLDFEFDPKDALFTRIDRRRKLPVSILLRALGYSNEEMLAEFFEINTFHINPDEGVQLELVPERLRGETLGFDLADGDKVIVEAGKRITARHIKQLEASGIAALAVPDDYIVGRILSHDVVDASTGELLAQANDEISDEQLQNFRKAGVDAVGTLWVNDLDRGPYLSNTLRIDPTKTQLEALVEIYRMMRPGEPPTKDAAQNLFHNLFFTFERYDLSAVGRMKFNRRVGRKETTGEAVLYDRKYYGERNDEESKRLVAAHGDSSDILDVIKVLTEIRNGRGVVDDIDHLGNRRVRSVGEMAENVFRVGLVRVERAVKERLSMAESEGLTPQELINAKPVAAAIKEFFGSSQLSQFMDQNNPLSEVTHKRRVSALGPGGLTRERAGFEVRDVHPTHYGRVCTIETPEGPNIGLINSLAVYARTNQYGFLETPYRKVVDGKVYDEVEFLSAIEENEYVIAQANALTDANSVLTEQFVPCRFQGESLLKPPAEVHFMDVSPMQTVSIAAALVPFLEHDDANRALMGANMQRQAVPTLRAQKPLVGTGIERAVARDSGVTVNARRGGEIVQIDAARIVVKVVEEEIVGATDAGVDIYNLVKYTRSNQNTCINQRPLVQVGDIIARGDVLADGPSTDIGELALGQNMLIAFMPWNGYNFEDSILLSERVVEEDRYTTIHIEELTCVARDTKLGPEEISADIPNVSEQALNRLDESGVVYIGAEVRAGDIMVGKVTPKGESQLTPEEKLLRAIFGEKASDVKDSSLRVPPGMDGTVIDVQVFTRDGIEKDKRARQIEESEIKRVKKDFDDQFRILEAAIYMRLRSQIVGKVVNGGAGLKKGDVISDAFLDGLKKADWFALRMKDEDASEAIERAQKQIQAHEKEFERRFADKRGKITAGDDLAPGVLKMVKVFLAVKRRIQPGDKMAGRHGNKGVVSNVVPVEDMPYMASGETVDIVLNPLGVPSRMNIGQILEVHLGWAAKGLGRKIQAMMEAQAAVADLRKFLDDIYNHDDTNVANRVDLSQFSDEELLRLARNLTDGVPMATPVFDGATEAEIKRMLELADLPSSGQTQLYDGRTGEAFDRHTTVGYMHYLKLNHLVDDKMHARSTGPYSLVTQQPLGGKAQFGGQRFGEMEVWALEAYGAAYTLQEMLTVKSDDVQGRNQMYKNIVDGEHEMVAGMPESFNVLVKEIRSLAINMELEDN is encoded by the coding sequence ATGACGTCCTATTCGTTCACCGAAAAAAAGCGCATCCGCAAGGATTTCGGCAAGCAGCGCTCGATCCTGGAAGTTCCCTTCCTGCTCGCCATCCAGGTGGATTCCTACCGTGATTTCCTTCAGGAAAACGTCGATCCGGCCAAGCGCGCCGATTATGGCCTGCACGCTGCGCTGAAGTCGGTCTTCCCGATCGCCAGCTACAGCGGCAATGCCGCCCTGGAATACGTCGGCTACAAGCTGGGCGACCCGGTCTTCGACGAGCGTGAGTGCCGCCAGCGTGGCATGAGCTACGGCGCGCCGCTGCGCGTCACCGTGCGCCTGGTCATCTACGACCGTGAGTCGTCGACCAAGGCCATCAAGTACGTGAAGGAGCAGGAGGTCTATCTGGGCGAAATCCCGCTGATGACCGAAAACGGCACCTTCATCGTCAACGGCACCGAGCGCGTCATCGTCTCGCAGCTGCACCGCTCGCCGGGTGTGTTCTTCGACCACGACCGTGGCAAGACCCACAGCTCGGGCAAGCTGCTGTACAGCGCCCGCATCATTCCTTACCGCGGCTCCTGGCTGGACTTCGAGTTCGACCCGAAGGACGCGCTGTTCACCCGTATCGACCGCCGCCGCAAGCTGCCGGTGTCGATCCTGCTGCGCGCGCTTGGCTACAGCAACGAAGAGATGCTGGCCGAGTTCTTCGAGATCAACACCTTCCACATCAACCCGGATGAAGGCGTCCAGCTGGAGCTGGTGCCCGAGCGCCTGCGTGGCGAAACCCTGGGCTTCGACCTCGCCGACGGCGACAAGGTCATCGTGGAAGCCGGCAAGCGCATCACCGCGCGCCACATCAAGCAGCTGGAAGCCTCGGGCATTGCCGCCCTGGCCGTGCCGGACGACTACATCGTCGGCCGCATCCTGTCGCACGACGTGGTCGATGCGTCGACCGGTGAACTGCTGGCCCAGGCCAACGACGAAATCAGCGACGAACAGCTGCAGAACTTCCGCAAGGCCGGCGTCGATGCGGTGGGCACCCTGTGGGTGAACGACCTGGATCGTGGCCCGTACCTGTCCAACACCCTGCGCATCGATCCGACCAAGACCCAGCTGGAAGCCCTGGTCGAAATCTACCGCATGATGCGTCCGGGCGAGCCGCCGACCAAGGATGCCGCGCAGAACCTGTTCCACAACCTGTTCTTCACCTTCGAGCGCTACGACCTGTCCGCGGTCGGCCGCATGAAGTTCAACCGTCGCGTGGGCCGCAAGGAAACCACCGGCGAAGCCGTGCTGTACGACCGCAAGTACTACGGCGAGCGTAACGACGAAGAATCCAAGCGCCTGGTTGCCGCCCACGGCGACAGCTCCGACATCCTGGACGTGATCAAGGTCCTGACCGAGATCCGCAACGGTCGCGGCGTGGTCGATGACATCGATCACCTAGGCAACCGTCGCGTGCGTTCGGTCGGTGAAATGGCCGAGAACGTGTTCCGCGTGGGCCTGGTCCGCGTCGAGCGCGCGGTCAAGGAACGCCTGTCGATGGCCGAATCCGAAGGCCTGACCCCGCAGGAGCTGATCAACGCCAAGCCGGTCGCCGCAGCCATCAAGGAGTTCTTCGGCTCCTCGCAGCTGTCGCAGTTCATGGATCAGAACAACCCGCTGTCGGAAGTGACCCACAAGCGTCGCGTCTCGGCCCTGGGCCCGGGCGGTCTGACCCGTGAGCGCGCCGGCTTCGAAGTGCGCGACGTGCACCCGACCCATTACGGCCGCGTCTGCACCATCGAAACCCCGGAAGGCCCGAACATCGGCCTGATCAACTCGCTGGCCGTGTACGCCCGCACCAACCAGTACGGTTTCCTCGAGACCCCGTACCGCAAGGTCGTGGACGGCAAGGTGTACGACGAAGTCGAATTCCTGTCGGCCATCGAAGAAAACGAGTACGTCATTGCGCAGGCCAACGCGCTGACCGACGCCAACAGCGTGCTGACCGAGCAGTTCGTTCCCTGCCGCTTCCAGGGCGAATCGCTGCTGAAGCCGCCGGCAGAAGTCCACTTCATGGACGTCTCGCCGATGCAGACCGTGTCGATCGCAGCCGCGCTGGTTCCGTTCCTGGAGCACGATGACGCCAACCGTGCACTGATGGGCGCCAACATGCAGCGCCAGGCCGTGCCGACCCTGCGTGCGCAGAAGCCGCTGGTGGGTACCGGCATCGAACGCGCCGTGGCCCGTGACTCGGGTGTGACCGTCAATGCCCGTCGTGGTGGCGAGATCGTGCAGATCGACGCCGCGCGCATCGTGGTGAAGGTGGTTGAAGAAGAAATCGTCGGCGCCACCGATGCCGGCGTGGACATCTACAACCTGGTCAAGTACACCCGTTCGAACCAGAACACCTGCATCAACCAGCGTCCGCTGGTCCAGGTGGGCGACATCATCGCCCGCGGCGACGTGCTGGCCGACGGTCCGTCCACCGACATCGGCGAACTGGCCCTGGGCCAGAACATGCTGATCGCGTTCATGCCGTGGAACGGCTACAACTTCGAAGACTCCATCCTGCTCTCCGAGCGCGTGGTGGAAGAGGATCGTTACACCACGATCCACATCGAAGAGCTGACCTGCGTCGCGCGTGACACCAAGCTGGGGCCGGAAGAAATCTCCGCCGACATCCCGAACGTTTCCGAGCAGGCGCTGAACCGCCTGGACGAAAGCGGCGTGGTGTACATCGGTGCCGAAGTCCGCGCCGGCGACATCATGGTCGGCAAGGTCACCCCGAAGGGCGAAAGCCAGCTGACCCCGGAAGAGAAGCTGCTGCGCGCGATCTTCGGCGAGAAGGCTTCGGACGTGAAGGACAGCTCGCTGCGTGTTCCGCCGGGCATGGACGGCACCGTCATCGACGTGCAGGTCTTCACCCGCGATGGCATCGAGAAGGACAAGCGCGCCCGTCAGATCGAAGAGTCTGAAATCAAGCGCGTCAAGAAGGACTTCGACGACCAGTTCCGCATCCTGGAAGCGGCCATCTACATGCGTCTGCGTTCGCAGATCGTGGGCAAGGTGGTCAACGGTGGCGCCGGCCTGAAGAAGGGCGACGTGATCTCCGACGCCTTCCTGGACGGTCTGAAGAAGGCCGACTGGTTCGCCCTGCGCATGAAGGACGAGGACGCTTCGGAAGCCATCGAGCGCGCACAGAAGCAGATCCAGGCGCACGAGAAGGAATTCGAGCGTCGCTTCGCCGACAAGCGCGGCAAGATCACCGCCGGCGACGACCTCGCCCCGGGCGTGCTGAAGATGGTCAAGGTGTTCCTGGCCGTGAAGCGCCGCATCCAGCCGGGCGACAAGATGGCAGGCCGCCACGGTAACAAGGGTGTGGTGTCCAACGTGGTGCCGGTCGAGGACATGCCGTACATGGCCTCGGGCGAAACCGTGGACATCGTGCTGAACCCGCTGGGCGTGCCGTCGCGTATGAACATCGGGCAGATCCTGGAAGTGCACCTGGGCTGGGCAGCCAAGGGTCTGGGTCGCAAGATCCAGGCGATGATGGAAGCCCAGGCGGCCGTGGCCGACCTGCGCAAGTTCCTGGACGACATCTACAACCACGATGACACCAACGTGGCCAACCGTGTCGACCTGTCGCAGTTCAGCGACGAGGAACTGCTGCGCCTGGCCCGCAACCTGACCGACGGCGTGCCGATGGCCACCCCGGTGTTCGACGGTGCCACCGAAGCGGAAATCAAGCGCATGCTGGAACTGGCCGACCTGCCGAGCAGTGGCCAGACCCAGCTGTACGACGGCCGCACCGGTGAAGCCTTCGATCGCCACACCACCGTTGGCTACATGCACTACCTGAAGCTGAACCACCTGGTCGACGACAAGATGCACGCCCGTTCGACCGGTCCGTACTCGCTCGTCACCCAGCAGCCGCTGGGCGGCAAGGCGCAGTTCGGCGGCCAGCGCTTCGGTGAAATGGAAGTCTGGGCGCTGGAAGCCTACGGCGCGGCCTACACCCTGCAGGAAATGCTGACGGTGAAGTCCGATGACGTGCAGGGCCGCAACCAGATGTACAAGAACATCGTCGACGGTGAGCACGAGATGGTCGCGGGCATGCCGGAATCCTTCAACGTGCTCGTGAAGGAAATCCGCTCGCTGGCCATCAACATGGAACTGGAAGACAACTGA